One Leptospiraceae bacterium genomic window carries:
- the lpxA gene encoding acyl-ACP--UDP-N-acetylglucosamine O-acyltransferase — protein MKIHPTAIIDPKAELHESVEVGPYSIIEGDVQIGEGSWIESCVRIYSGTRMGKFNKIHHTAVIGGLPQDISFKAETKTYTQIGDYNTFREGIIIHRATKDGGATSFGNRNYLMGQTHIAHDCSMGDDNILVLNGQIAGHCHIGNKVFISGLVGIHQFCNVGDYSMLAGCSKIVKDVPPFVTIDGNPATVIGLNSVGLKRAGFSSDIRNKIKHAYKILYHSKMNIKQALAALKSENDPSPEVQYIIRFFETSERGVTDHREI, from the coding sequence ATGAAAATACATCCAACAGCTATCATTGATCCAAAGGCGGAACTGCATGAATCGGTAGAAGTAGGTCCCTACTCAATCATCGAAGGCGATGTGCAAATTGGAGAAGGTTCCTGGATTGAAAGCTGTGTTAGAATTTATTCTGGCACACGCATGGGAAAGTTTAACAAGATTCATCACACAGCAGTCATCGGTGGTCTCCCCCAAGATATTAGTTTTAAGGCAGAGACAAAAACGTATACTCAGATTGGTGACTACAATACATTTCGGGAAGGAATCATCATTCATAGGGCAACGAAAGATGGTGGGGCTACAAGTTTTGGAAATCGAAATTATCTTATGGGGCAAACACATATTGCTCACGATTGTTCTATGGGAGATGATAATATTCTTGTATTAAATGGACAGATTGCCGGACATTGTCATATCGGTAATAAAGTTTTTATCTCTGGTCTTGTAGGTATTCACCAGTTTTGCAATGTTGGTGACTATTCAATGTTAGCCGGATGTTCTAAAATAGTAAAAGATGTTCCTCCTTTCGTTACGATCGACGGGAATCCTGCTACTGTAATTGGTCTAAATTCTGTTGGTTTAAAACGAGCAGGATTTTCAAGCGATATCAGGAATAAAATCAAACATGCATACAAAATTCTTTATCATTCTAAGATGAACATTAAGCAGGCATTAGCGGCACTTAAATCCGAAAATGATCCAAGTCCGGAAGTGCAATATATTATTCGTTTTTTTGAAACTAGTGAAAGAGGAGTTACCGATCATCGGGAAATATGA
- the galE gene encoding UDP-glucose 4-epimerase GalE: MRLIVTGGAGYIGSHIVCELNARTKHEVVVVDSMEKGSEVNLFPQNEFIKGDIADDAILKKIFSKKVDAVFHFAAWKGAGESMILPEKYSINNLNGTLKLLTAMSENNCKKFIFSSSAAVYGAPVYLPIDEKHPLNQENYYGYTKVAIEENLKWYDKLRGMKFAALRYFNAAGYDTQGRVRGLERTPANLLPIIMETASGMRESFEIFGEDYDTPDGTCVRDYIHVSDLALAHLLSLDYIIANESSITINLGSENGYSVKEITSMAEQVVGRPIPHKIGARRPGDPAKLLASSAKARELLNWKPVFSDSKTLIESMWNVYPRG; encoded by the coding sequence ATGAGATTAATCGTCACCGGGGGAGCCGGTTATATAGGCAGTCACATCGTATGCGAGTTAAACGCTCGCACAAAACATGAAGTAGTCGTTGTAGATTCAATGGAAAAAGGTTCTGAAGTAAACTTATTTCCTCAAAATGAATTTATCAAGGGAGATATTGCGGATGACGCTATTCTAAAGAAAATCTTTTCTAAGAAAGTAGACGCAGTATTTCATTTTGCCGCATGGAAAGGAGCAGGGGAGTCAATGATTCTTCCTGAAAAGTATTCCATCAATAATCTAAACGGAACCTTGAAACTTCTAACAGCTATGTCAGAAAACAATTGTAAGAAATTTATCTTCTCTTCTTCTGCCGCCGTTTATGGTGCTCCTGTTTATCTTCCTATTGATGAAAAGCATCCTTTGAACCAAGAGAACTATTACGGTTATACCAAAGTAGCCATTGAAGAAAATCTCAAATGGTATGATAAATTAAGAGGAATGAAATTTGCCGCCTTACGCTATTTTAACGCTGCTGGCTATGATACACAGGGTAGAGTGCGTGGTCTAGAAAGAACTCCTGCTAATCTACTTCCTATTATTATGGAAACAGCTTCTGGTATGCGTGAGAGTTTTGAAATTTTCGGCGAAGACTATGATACTCCCGATGGAACCTGTGTCAGAGATTATATTCATGTTAGTGATCTTGCACTGGCTCATCTATTGAGTCTTGATTATATTATTGCCAATGAGAGTTCAATCACCATTAACCTCGGCTCCGAAAACGGCTACTCCGTAAAAGAAATCACTTCTATGGCAGAGCAAGTAGTAGGAAGACCAATTCCTCATAAGATTGGAGCTCGTCGTCCAGGAGATCCAGCAAAGCTTCTTGCTTCTTCTGCAAAAGCACGCGAACTCTTAAATTGGAAACCGGTATTCAGTGATTCCAAGACTCTTATAGAATCTATGTGGAATGTCTATCCTAGAGGATAA
- a CDS encoding C1 family peptidase produces the protein MTKTLIDLENENVLHSIYAIDLQLFAVDEEDDDNEGSDDTEEDSGEEDTEESDESVEEESDEEGEEESDDTEGEEESDEPEEDSEEQEEEEESSEEEEEESDETDESDENSEEQEEAEEDSEEEESDEEEPEDDGEELDYDLGDDDDAFSTASDYELEDEWLEEDNGDWSQEDYEEFGGKVFADNEHFGESFDDWMTEDGYEPVEEQMVSSYQDKLAAESPSAASYDTIKFYKNGSEVSPLGFLTPEALAILLLVFGKDFNTKNIHIVDPPRTDKIPKPQELPDELKNVDPKDIVDLRKYCSPIGNQKQTGRCKAYAMTHAFEMLRIMANKQHEELSTNYTMLRTHKLLGKFTSYEKAHAAADGTPGNIEPLKNLLKYGICSAKLWSNDDKKPKVSEEEMNADAAKYKIKLKPANVGIEDLKKLLSKGIPVEFYMNTGTEFQKISRDGILRQAEAPSGKHGCHSMLIVGYIGNYFIVKNSWGVEWGDKGYCYIAKKALMESSPCFAAFISG, from the coding sequence ATGACAAAAACATTAATAGATTTAGAAAATGAAAACGTTTTACATTCAATATATGCAATTGATCTTCAACTCTTTGCCGTTGACGAAGAAGATGATGACAATGAAGGCTCAGACGATACTGAAGAAGATTCCGGAGAAGAAGATACAGAGGAATCCGACGAATCAGTAGAGGAAGAGTCAGACGAGGAAGGCGAAGAAGAATCTGACGATACAGAAGGTGAAGAAGAGTCCGATGAACCGGAAGAGGATTCAGAAGAACAGGAAGAAGAAGAAGAGAGTTCGGAGGAGGAGGAAGAAGAATCTGACGAAACAGATGAATCAGATGAGAATTCCGAAGAACAAGAAGAGGCAGAAGAGGATTCAGAGGAAGAAGAATCCGATGAAGAAGAGCCTGAAGATGATGGAGAAGAATTAGACTATGATCTTGGTGACGATGATGACGCATTTTCCACAGCCTCCGATTACGAATTAGAGGACGAATGGCTAGAAGAGGATAACGGGGATTGGTCACAAGAAGATTATGAAGAATTTGGCGGAAAAGTATTTGCGGATAACGAACACTTTGGTGAATCATTTGATGATTGGATGACTGAAGATGGATATGAACCAGTGGAAGAACAAATGGTTAGTAGTTATCAAGATAAATTAGCCGCTGAAAGTCCAAGTGCTGCCTCTTATGATACAATCAAATTCTATAAAAATGGTAGCGAAGTTAGCCCACTGGGATTCTTAACACCAGAAGCTCTTGCTATCTTGCTACTCGTTTTCGGAAAAGATTTCAATACAAAAAATATTCACATTGTCGATCCTCCTAGAACAGATAAAATACCAAAACCACAAGAACTTCCAGACGAATTAAAAAACGTTGATCCGAAAGACATTGTGGATCTAAGAAAATATTGCTCTCCAATTGGAAATCAAAAACAAACCGGACGTTGTAAGGCATATGCGATGACACATGCTTTTGAAATGCTGCGGATAATGGCTAACAAACAGCATGAAGAACTCTCTACCAACTATACAATGTTGCGCACACATAAATTGCTTGGAAAATTCACTAGTTACGAAAAAGCTCATGCTGCTGCCGATGGAACTCCTGGTAACATTGAGCCACTGAAGAATTTACTTAAATATGGAATTTGCAGTGCGAAACTATGGTCTAACGATGACAAAAAACCAAAAGTAAGTGAAGAAGAAATGAATGCAGACGCGGCAAAATACAAGATCAAGTTAAAGCCGGCGAATGTTGGAATTGAAGACCTAAAAAAATTACTCTCGAAAGGAATACCTGTTGAATTTTACATGAACACAGGAACTGAATTTCAAAAAATTAGTAGAGATGGAATTTTACGACAAGCAGAAGCGCCTTCCGGCAAGCATGGATGTCACTCAATGTTAATTGTTGGGTATATCGGAAACTATTTTATCGTGAAAAACTCCTGGGGAGTAGAATGGGGCGATAAAGGATACTGTTACATCGCAAAGAAAGCTTTGATGGAATCGTCTCCTTGTTTTGCAGCATTTATTTCGGGCTGA
- a CDS encoding DUF2934 domain-containing protein translates to MPYDITFCVGQDCPLKENCLRFTGVAYGRTDYFGCIPYDFTKMQCEHYWDDRPSEDNTRLLAYKLWQQAGSIPGKDLDYWLIAKNQLIYNLRNS, encoded by the coding sequence ATGCCATACGATATTACATTTTGCGTGGGACAAGATTGTCCTTTAAAAGAAAATTGCTTACGCTTTACAGGCGTTGCTTACGGTCGAACAGATTATTTTGGATGTATCCCGTATGATTTTACAAAGATGCAATGTGAGCACTATTGGGATGATAGACCTAGTGAGGATAATACCCGTTTGCTTGCCTATAAGCTTTGGCAGCAAGCAGGAAGTATTCCTGGAAAAGATTTAGATTATTGGCTTATTGCAAAAAATCAATTGATATACAATCTGCGAAATTCTTAA
- a CDS encoding peptidase C1 has protein sequence MANLTINRADGSSRKVHGYKAAKPKAGSKQYAASSSAPSKLPPKVDLRKYMTKVEDQSEIGSCVANAVAGAYEYLVKKHKGTDNYDVSRLFIYYNARELDGTADEDAGCVITSAIESLKEKGACSENTWPYEIDKYSEQPPEEAYEEAANFVVEDMQLVPVSLDAWKQALAEGHPIIFGLSLFNSFDSQRKPGLVPAPTPSEVSRESHSGHAMLCVGYSDPDKVFIVRNSWGEDWGDNGYCYIPYDYLVNPKYNDGDSWIIKQLTNFEVDESTWGDDSSITGDYDSELADMSEEDYQEMLDAMGDYPLEFRLGLIILAAAGSDGEVSEEEYDEISTYMQTTLEKLGVDMSAKAILKNCAKEEDNEELLEESITLVGEYLSSALLAKVLNDIREIIGVDDLSEEEEEFLASLTETWQIEDSGEESEEDEEEDEDDDEEEK, from the coding sequence ATGGCTAATTTAACAATCAATCGTGCAGACGGTTCATCCAGAAAAGTTCATGGATATAAAGCTGCAAAGCCGAAAGCAGGATCCAAGCAGTATGCAGCAAGCAGTAGTGCTCCAAGTAAACTACCTCCCAAAGTCGATCTTAGAAAGTATATGACAAAAGTAGAAGATCAAAGTGAGATTGGGAGTTGTGTGGCAAATGCAGTAGCCGGTGCTTATGAATATTTGGTAAAGAAACACAAAGGCACAGACAATTACGATGTAAGCAGACTTTTCATTTATTATAATGCAAGGGAATTAGATGGAACCGCGGATGAAGATGCGGGATGCGTGATTACATCTGCGATAGAAAGCCTGAAAGAAAAAGGTGCTTGCTCAGAAAATACTTGGCCGTATGAAATCGACAAGTATAGCGAACAACCTCCAGAAGAAGCTTACGAAGAAGCAGCAAATTTTGTAGTAGAAGATATGCAATTAGTTCCAGTCAGTTTAGATGCATGGAAGCAAGCATTAGCAGAAGGACATCCAATCATATTTGGATTAAGTTTATTTAACTCATTTGATTCGCAGCGCAAACCGGGATTAGTTCCTGCTCCTACTCCATCAGAAGTATCAAGAGAATCACATAGCGGACACGCGATGTTATGCGTTGGTTACTCAGATCCTGATAAAGTTTTTATAGTAAGAAATTCTTGGGGGGAAGATTGGGGAGACAACGGATATTGCTATATTCCTTATGATTATTTAGTGAATCCAAAATACAATGATGGAGATAGTTGGATTATTAAACAGCTTACTAATTTCGAAGTAGATGAATCTACTTGGGGCGATGACTCTTCCATTACAGGAGATTATGATTCTGAACTCGCGGATATGAGTGAAGAAGATTATCAAGAAATGCTAGATGCTATGGGTGATTATCCGCTAGAATTTAGACTAGGACTAATCATATTAGCCGCTGCTGGATCTGACGGGGAAGTTAGCGAAGAAGAATACGATGAAATCTCTACTTATATGCAGACCACTCTTGAAAAACTTGGGGTCGATATGTCTGCAAAGGCAATTCTAAAAAATTGTGCAAAAGAAGAAGACAATGAAGAACTACTAGAAGAGTCAATTACTCTTGTAGGAGAATATTTATCTTCTGCACTACTCGCAAAAGTTTTAAATGATATTAGAGAAATAATTGGGGTAGATGATCTTTCCGAGGAAGAGGAAGAATTCTTAGCCTCCTTAACTGAAACTTGGCAAATCGAAGACTCAGGTGAAGAGTCTGAAGAAGATGAAGAAGAAGACGAAGACGACGACGAGGAAGAAAAATAA
- a CDS encoding IPT/TIG domain-containing protein — MRNKFFLLLFIPSLLFAQMSNPQPESSNPPVTNSDTSTNSKYSIEYFSFKDLSGDLYTLSIVSDKPDELIDELNGKKEKKLRIQIGEVKTDILLDSAKKDSDNPNVINFLVAAYYKIEAGKKQIKLFSRFPNTNEVLESTLDFEVPVVNDQPGKQPYIEKISPEGGTRGDTITLSGNNFGTDIDDISISILELTTNEKGEDIFVEVDEKRPFFLSPIINEAQDLRFNIPLRKDLMKNGQLRKTLKIKVFVSGRPSNYVNITLLPPSWKVYAAFIGLIIIILFLISLYMILRGLIKKHQESDMKSRKGVKRPSIVYFFELMLTDRATNSYSLSKFQAFVWTIAAIGSYAYVIISQGLLLRNGKIPDFNPTLVVLMSISYGGLIAANGLGAKKPKNEIKAKPPELSNLFCEGGNVDLSRLQLFGFTIVSIGAYIYNFALGNPLQGLPDIPPTLLGLMGVSQTGYLGSKAIGKDTVINAITPNHIEVNQDNVIVSILGSGFVQGTKIMIEGFSSPIAADCKSASELTFAMPKFDTVGKHSITLLPPSGVPLQSSEDIEIAEVGQGGYIAPKEEESIDATDSKIPVVENLENQGSAEESKS; from the coding sequence TTGCGTAACAAATTCTTTTTATTACTATTCATCCCATCTTTACTCTTTGCTCAAATGAGTAATCCACAACCGGAATCATCGAATCCTCCGGTGACAAATTCAGATACATCAACAAATTCCAAATATAGTATCGAGTATTTTAGTTTTAAAGATTTATCAGGTGATCTTTATACTTTATCTATCGTCAGTGATAAACCAGATGAATTGATAGATGAATTGAATGGCAAAAAAGAAAAAAAACTTAGAATTCAAATTGGGGAAGTTAAAACGGATATTTTACTTGATTCTGCAAAAAAAGACAGTGATAATCCGAATGTTATTAACTTTTTAGTTGCTGCTTATTATAAAATTGAAGCGGGGAAAAAACAGATTAAACTCTTCTCAAGGTTTCCAAATACGAATGAAGTGCTTGAGTCAACTCTTGATTTTGAAGTCCCAGTTGTAAACGATCAACCCGGCAAACAACCGTATATCGAAAAAATCAGTCCAGAAGGTGGAACACGAGGGGATACTATCACATTATCCGGTAATAATTTCGGAACAGATATTGATGATATTTCCATTAGCATCCTTGAATTGACCACCAATGAAAAAGGAGAAGACATATTCGTTGAGGTAGATGAGAAAAGACCATTTTTTCTATCTCCCATTATCAATGAAGCACAGGATTTACGTTTTAACATTCCATTAAGAAAAGACTTAATGAAAAATGGACAGCTTAGAAAAACGCTCAAGATTAAAGTATTTGTTTCAGGTAGACCTTCCAATTATGTAAATATCACGCTACTTCCTCCTTCTTGGAAAGTTTATGCTGCTTTTATTGGGCTAATCATTATTATCCTATTTTTAATTTCTCTTTACATGATACTTAGAGGATTAATCAAAAAACACCAAGAATCAGATATGAAAAGTCGAAAAGGAGTAAAACGTCCTTCTATTGTCTACTTCTTTGAGCTAATGCTAACGGATAGAGCAACAAATAGTTATAGTCTATCTAAATTCCAGGCTTTTGTTTGGACAATAGCGGCTATCGGTAGTTATGCGTATGTAATTATCAGTCAGGGACTACTTCTGCGAAATGGAAAGATCCCAGACTTTAATCCAACTCTCGTAGTCTTAATGTCTATCAGCTACGGGGGATTGATTGCGGCTAACGGTCTAGGAGCCAAAAAACCAAAGAATGAAATTAAAGCAAAGCCTCCAGAACTGAGCAATCTTTTCTGTGAAGGAGGTAATGTGGATTTATCTCGATTGCAATTATTTGGATTCACCATTGTGTCAATTGGAGCTTATATATACAACTTTGCTCTCGGAAATCCATTACAAGGACTCCCAGATATACCTCCTACACTTCTTGGTCTAATGGGTGTTAGCCAAACAGGTTACTTAGGAAGCAAGGCAATTGGAAAAGATACTGTCATAAACGCAATTACTCCAAACCATATTGAAGTAAACCAAGATAATGTTATAGTCTCGATTTTAGGTTCCGGGTTTGTCCAAGGAACTAAGATCATGATCGAAGGATTTAGTAGTCCAATTGCAGCAGATTGCAAGTCTGCATCAGAATTAACATTTGCTATGCCGAAGTTTGATACGGTAGGAAAGCACTCCATTACATTGCTTCCTCCTTCAGGAGTTCCTCTCCAATCCAGTGAAGATATTGAAATTGCGGAAGTAGGGCAAGGCGGATATATTGCTCCGAAAGAAGAGGAGTCTATTGATGCGACCGATTCTAAAATACCAGTTGTTGAGAATTTAGAAAATCAAGGTAGTGCGGAAGAAAGTAAATCGTAA
- a CDS encoding PEGA domain-containing protein, producing the protein MNTDKKTVKSLLLYFLFSLSVFGIDEYFQFPEQSLPEKIEYEKSRKLCLFPFRSKVENEKFQYLANGIPSVIISNLNGFKYVYDADVLETVVYHAFGDQSKEQPAKRGKPILNRKTLNDLNTGAKDVLPEKDPRYIKLDVALIPMETAPLLESNLEIGRKNKCFYVITGEYITTESDSLTINVEFTNRKNGKVEKISEVTSLRRAYQEMNTLGFKIKKMLFNKEMATIQIDTGEEVDGLVFIDGHYAGKTPLDKSDVAAGQHAVTITKEGFETLNRVVNLKKDSVSKYAFALKKLEKKGTISVKTNPEGASVYLGITYLGESPLANIVVPLGQNRIRIEKEDHVDYYAGVEIEQGKPVTVNAKLKQGKTEDYYKNRLKVFLDYTYFDFSQYSVYSVALFYASFQYWNYRINVHRDTIRGDPWQGGVIGGLTLFTTYQNYFSGTDASSLSNLFIFYSYQKSIVDSNEQKVTEFRNYRNTSGGAALSMLVMAGVFYYLGVDNDAFEFAFIPPVLNNTGNGISQPTVESYAKFNFRF; encoded by the coding sequence ATGAACACCGATAAAAAAACTGTAAAAAGCCTACTCCTTTATTTTCTATTTTCCCTTTCTGTTTTTGGAATTGATGAATACTTTCAATTTCCGGAACAATCTTTACCGGAAAAAATAGAATATGAAAAATCTAGAAAGCTTTGCCTGTTTCCTTTTAGAAGTAAAGTAGAGAATGAAAAATTTCAGTATTTAGCAAATGGAATTCCATCAGTAATCATTTCCAATTTAAATGGATTCAAATACGTTTATGATGCAGATGTCTTAGAGACTGTTGTATACCATGCATTCGGAGATCAGTCAAAGGAACAACCCGCTAAAAGGGGTAAACCAATATTAAACCGTAAAACTTTGAACGATTTAAACACAGGGGCTAAGGATGTTTTGCCTGAAAAAGATCCAAGGTATATAAAGTTAGATGTTGCCTTGATTCCAATGGAGACAGCACCACTCCTAGAATCAAATCTTGAAATCGGCAGAAAGAATAAATGCTTCTATGTTATAACAGGGGAATACATCACAACGGAAAGCGATTCTCTTACTATCAATGTAGAATTTACAAATAGGAAAAATGGGAAAGTAGAAAAAATTTCAGAGGTAACATCCCTTCGCCGCGCCTATCAAGAAATGAATACTTTAGGGTTTAAAATTAAGAAAATGCTATTTAACAAAGAAATGGCAACGATTCAAATTGACACTGGTGAAGAAGTAGACGGACTTGTTTTTATCGATGGACATTATGCAGGGAAAACACCTCTCGACAAATCAGATGTAGCCGCAGGACAACATGCGGTAACAATTACAAAAGAAGGATTTGAAACTTTAAATAGAGTTGTGAATCTAAAAAAAGATTCTGTATCTAAATATGCCTTCGCCTTAAAAAAACTAGAAAAGAAAGGAACAATTTCTGTAAAAACAAACCCAGAGGGTGCAAGTGTCTACTTAGGAATAACCTATCTTGGAGAAAGTCCACTGGCTAATATTGTTGTGCCGCTAGGTCAAAATAGAATTCGAATTGAAAAGGAAGATCATGTAGACTATTATGCAGGCGTTGAAATTGAACAGGGAAAGCCTGTTACCGTAAATGCAAAATTAAAGCAAGGCAAGACCGAGGATTATTACAAAAACCGCTTGAAGGTTTTTTTAGATTACACCTATTTTGATTTTTCGCAATACTCAGTGTATTCGGTAGCTTTGTTCTATGCAAGCTTTCAATATTGGAATTATAGAATCAATGTGCATAGAGATACGATTCGTGGAGATCCCTGGCAGGGTGGAGTTATTGGAGGACTGACTCTTTTTACTACATATCAAAATTATTTTTCAGGAACAGATGCGAGTTCTCTTTCGAATCTATTTATATTTTATTCTTATCAAAAGAGTATAGTAGATTCCAATGAACAAAAAGTGACTGAGTTTCGCAATTATAGAAATACAAGTGGAGGTGCTGCTTTGTCTATGCTTGTCATGGCAGGTGTATTTTACTATTTAGGTGTGGATAATGACGCATTTGAATTTGCCTTTATTCCACCTGTCCTTAACAATACTGGTAATGGAATTTCCCAGCCGACCGTTGAGTCCTACGCAAAATTTAATTTTCGATTTTGA
- a CDS encoding ABC transporter permease has protein sequence MASIVFNFLFILSVIIGLVFFEAPVNVDLLQSSEKAFQSWKHPLGCDRLGRDIYALYAFGTFTTFLISIPARGITLFFSVCISFLSYASNKYINFIIDSFASVFLSLPSFLVAIIVLYSLGSELFVFYLAIVISDWAFAYESIQGKIREVKESGFVVAAKTMGANQYYLFQKHIFPEIISMLFILFVTGIPGVIMTVAIFSYMGIDFGTDFLGPGLGEQIAFSKDYFLVSPISLFTPILGILFLVLSLGKKK, from the coding sequence ATGGCATCTATAGTTTTCAACTTTCTATTCATTCTATCTGTAATCATTGGCTTAGTCTTCTTTGAAGCTCCGGTAAATGTAGATTTGCTTCAATCGAGTGAGAAAGCATTTCAATCCTGGAAGCATCCGCTTGGCTGTGATAGACTCGGTAGAGATATATATGCATTATACGCATTTGGAACCTTTACGACTTTTTTAATTTCTATTCCTGCCCGCGGGATAACTTTATTTTTCTCTGTCTGCATTTCCTTTCTATCATATGCATCAAACAAGTATATTAATTTCATCATTGATTCTTTTGCTTCTGTATTTTTATCTCTTCCTTCTTTCTTAGTCGCCATTATTGTATTGTATTCGCTCGGCTCTGAACTATTTGTATTTTATCTTGCAATCGTAATTTCCGATTGGGCTTTTGCCTATGAATCCATTCAGGGAAAAATAAGAGAAGTAAAAGAAAGCGGTTTTGTAGTTGCCGCAAAGACTATGGGGGCAAATCAGTATTATTTGTTTCAAAAACATATTTTCCCTGAAATAATTTCTATGCTTTTTATTTTATTTGTAACAGGAATTCCAGGTGTTATCATGACAGTTGCCATTTTCAGTTATATGGGAATTGACTTTGGAACAGATTTTTTAGGACCCGGACTTGGAGAGCAGATTGCCTTTTCTAAAGATTATTTTTTAGTTTCTCCAATTTCTCTCTTTACTCCTATCCTCGGAATTTTATTTTTAGTTTTGTCTTTAGGAAAAAAGAAATGA
- a CDS encoding ABC transporter permease, producing MVREIYHFVVFILCLSVFISGITTIRAKDKSFLYAESSLAKSDIQELAKDSSYSKSFLDSMKSLFFLDFGKTESGENVSSHIGKKIFPTLQLSIFAILFGSITSISAALSCVYLEIQILENSLLFLSRLILSTPIFVVSILLFLFFFLYLGILPPGGYEAGNILYLILPGIALGSRVFARIFYISLDEGKKEKDSDYFFFLQTRGFSRARIVFYYIFRKIFPLVLIFILIDFSSLLSGSILVEEIFFFPGIGKSLYYAVKSLDENLLRALLFYSGIVFYILTRTAKKLQFKLSME from the coding sequence TTGGTCCGTGAAATTTACCATTTTGTTGTCTTTATACTTTGTTTGTCGGTATTCATTTCAGGCATAACAACTATTCGCGCAAAAGACAAGAGTTTCCTTTACGCAGAATCAAGCCTTGCTAAAAGCGACATACAAGAGTTAGCCAAAGATTCTTCTTATTCCAAATCATTTCTTGATTCAATGAAGTCTCTTTTTTTTTTAGACTTCGGTAAAACAGAATCGGGAGAAAACGTTAGTTCTCATATCGGTAAGAAAATATTTCCCACTTTGCAATTGTCTATCTTTGCAATTCTATTTGGTTCAATTACTTCGATCTCTGCGGCACTTTCCTGTGTATACTTAGAGATTCAAATTCTAGAAAATTCTCTGCTGTTTCTTTCGAGGTTAATACTATCTACCCCTATTTTCGTTGTATCCATTTTACTATTTCTATTTTTCTTTTTGTATTTGGGAATATTACCTCCCGGGGGATACGAAGCGGGTAATATACTTTATCTGATCTTACCCGGAATTGCTCTTGGCTCACGCGTCTTCGCAAGAATCTTTTATATAAGCCTAGATGAAGGAAAAAAAGAAAAGGATTCTGATTACTTTTTCTTTCTACAAACTCGCGGATTCAGTCGTGCTCGAATTGTATTTTATTATATCTTCCGAAAGATTTTTCCTTTGGTTTTAATTTTTATACTAATAGATTTTAGTTCTCTGCTCTCAGGTTCCATTCTTGTCGAAGAGATTTTCTTTTTTCCAGGTATCGGCAAATCATTATACTACGCAGTAAAAAGCCTAGATGAAAATCTTCTACGTGCACTCTTGTTCTATTCTGGAATTGTTTTTTATATCCTTACGCGAACAGCCAAGAAATTACAGTTCAAATTGTCGATGGAGTAA
- a CDS encoding PTS sugar transporter subunit IIA has translation MNHLLELITPNNIIYDLKAKDKEDVISILVEHGVRIGSITEAASAEIVTSLLNREKSMSTGIGSGVAIPHCSVSLVEELKVVIGLSKEGIAFDAIDKMPVHIFILLIVPKNKFQEHIKTLALIAKTLNLKEERNKMIYSNNYEDILEAFSS, from the coding sequence ATGAATCATCTCTTAGAACTTATCACTCCGAATAATATCATCTATGATTTGAAGGCGAAAGATAAAGAAGACGTGATTTCCATTCTTGTGGAGCACGGTGTTCGTATCGGAAGCATTACGGAAGCCGCAAGCGCTGAAATTGTTACTTCCCTTCTTAATCGTGAAAAATCTATGTCAACAGGAATTGGCAGTGGCGTTGCTATTCCTCATTGCTCGGTAAGCCTTGTAGAAGAATTAAAAGTTGTCATTGGTCTATCCAAAGAAGGAATTGCATTCGATGCAATAGACAAAATGCCTGTTCATATTTTCATTTTACTCATAGTTCCTAAAAATAAATTCCAAGAGCATATCAAAACGTTAGCACTCATAGCCAAGACATTAAATCTAAAAGAAGAGCGCAACAAGATGATCTACTCCAACAACTATGAAGACATATTGGAAGCTTTCTCTAGCTAG